Proteins from one Cervus canadensis isolate Bull #8, Minnesota chromosome 25, ASM1932006v1, whole genome shotgun sequence genomic window:
- the LOC122427706 gene encoding uncharacterized protein LOC122427706 — protein sequence MLAWLFNLSHWESPTHRVVRRNQRGNGCKRASACWTAPSKGALAPLRPPSPLREAEPSSYPLPRPPRRAGAANGIYANGRTRMAGRARCPGALAPHLASGGPPAQKSRPGNRRRRSLGSRGAGGWEGLAGLEETRPQRRAVWLPPSVCLHPLSPFRLLSPSSFSFALHLYGSYSLPPFKNSCSLCQLHQHVWSTSAFQAVRWARRLVSASVT from the exons ATGTTGGCTTGGTTATTTAATCTCTCGCATTGGGAGAGCCCCACGCACCGGGTGGTTCGGAGGAACCAGCGAGGTAATGGTTGTAAGAGGGCCTCTGCCTGCTGGACCGCGCCGTCGAAGGGTGCATTAGCTCCGTTACGCCCGCCCTCGCCGCTGCGCGAGGCAGAGCCCTCGTCTTACCCGCTCCCGCGGCCGCCGCGGCGCGCCGGAGCCGCTAATGGGATTTATGCTAATGGAAGGACGCGGATGGCCGGTCGAGCGCGCTGCCCCGGCGCCCTCGCGCCCCACCTCGCGTCAGGCGGGCCGCCTGCCCAGAAGTCGCGACCGGGGAACCGGCGCCGTCGGTCGCTGGGCAGTAGGGGGGCGGGGGGATGGGAAGGcctggctgggctggaggagaCGCGGCCCCAGCGGCGGGCCGTCTGGTTGCCGCCCAGTGTTTGTCTTCATCCTCTCTCCCCATTTCGGCTTTTATCTCCCAGTTCCTTCTCATTTGCTCTCCATCTCTACGGGTCTTACTCCCTACCTCCATTCAAGAATTCCTGTTCCCTTTGTCAATTACACCAGCACGTGTGGAGCACTTCTGCGTTCCAGGCAGTGCGCTGGGCGCGccg GCTTGTCTCTGCATCAGTGACATAA